A DNA window from Chiroxiphia lanceolata isolate bChiLan1 chromosome 6, bChiLan1.pri, whole genome shotgun sequence contains the following coding sequences:
- the CLP1 gene encoding polyribonucleotide 5'-hydroxyl-kinase Clp1 — protein sequence MADDGGEEKKQVAKFELERETELRFEVEAAQTVQLELLTGMAEVFGTELTRNKKFTFDAGAKVAVFTWHGCTVQLSGRTEVAYVSRDTPMLLYLNTHTALEQMRRQAERDDERGPRVMVVGPTDVGKTTVCRLLLNYAVRLGRRPTFVELDVGQGSVSIPGTMGALYIERPADVEEGFSLQAPLVYHFGSTTPGTNIKLYNKITSRLADVFNQRCEVNRRASVSGCVINTCGWVKSSGYQALVHAASAFEVDVVVVLDQERLYNELKRDLPHFVRTVLLPKSGGVVERSKDFRRECRDERIREYFYGFRGCFYPHAFDVKFSDVKIYKVGAPTIPDSCLPLGMSQEDNQLKLVPVTPGRDMVHHLLSVSTADGPDDNISETSVAGFIVVTGVDLERQVFTVLSPAPRPLPKNFLLIMDIRFMDLK from the exons ATGGCGGACGACGGCGGCGAGGAGAAGAAGCAGGTGGCCAAGTTCGAGCTGGAGCGGGAGACGGAGCTGCGCTTCGAGGTGGAGGCGGCGCAGAcggtgcagctggagctgctgaccGGCATGGCCGAGGTGTTCGGCACCGAGCTCACCCGCAACAAGAAGTTCACGTTCGACGCGGGCGCCAAGGTGGCCGTGTTCACGTGGCACGGCTGCACCGTGCAGCTCAGCGGCCGCACCGAGGTGGCCTACGTGTCGCGGGACACGCCGATGCTGCTCTACCTGAACACGCACACGGCACTGGAGCAGATGCGGCGCCAGGCCGAGCGCGACGACGAGCGCGGCCCCCGCGTGATGGTGGTGGGACCCACCGACGTGGGCAAGACCACCGTGTGCCGCCTGCTGCTCAACTACGCCGTGCGCCTGGGCCGGCGGCCCACGTTCGTGGAGCTGGACGTGGGGCAGGGCTCGGTGTCCATCCCCGGCACCATGGGCGCGCTGTACATCGAGCGCCCCGCCGACGTGGAGGAGGGCTTCTCCCTCCAGGCCCCCCTCGTCTACCACTTCGGCTCCACCACGCCCGGCACCAACATCAAGCTCTACAACAAG ATCACGTCCCGCCTGGCCGACGTGTTCAACCAGCGGTGTGAGGTGAACCGGCGCGCCTCCGTCAGCGGCTGCGTCATCAACACCTGCGGCTGGGTCAAGAGCTCGGGCTACCAGGCCCTGGTCCACGCCGCCTCCGCCTTCGAGGTGGacgtggtggtggtgctggacCAGGAGCGCCTGTACAACGAGCTGAAGCGCGACCTGCCGCACTTCGTGCGCACCGTGCTGCTGCCCAAGTCCGGCGGCGTGGTGGAGCGCTCCAAGGACTTCCGCCGGGAGTGCCGGGACGAGCGGATCCGCGAGTACTTCTACGGCTTCCGCGGCTGCTTCTACCCGCACGCCTTCGACGTCAAGTTCTCCGACGTCAAGATCTACAAGGTGGGCGCGCCCACCATCCCGGACTCGTGCCTGCCGCTGGGCATGTCGCAGGAGGACAACCAGCTGAAGCTGGTGCCGGTGACGCCGGGGCGGGACATGGTGCACCACCTGCTGAGCGTCAGCACGGCCGACGGCCCTGACGACAACATCTCAGAGACCAGCGTGGCCGGCTTCATCGTGGTCACCGGGGTCGACCTGGAGCGCCAGGTCTTCACCGTGCTGTCCCCGGCGCCGCGGCCCCTGCCCAAGAACTTCCTGCTCATCATGGACATCCGCTTCATGGACCTCAAGTAG
- the YPEL4 gene encoding protein yippee-like 4 has protein sequence MPPPPRRRLPPAARLPPRTFRSYLPRSHRTYSCVHCRAHLARHEELISKSFQGSHGRAYLFNSVVNVGCGPAEQRLLLTGLHSVADIFCQSCKTTLGWKYEQAFESSQKYKEGKFIIEMSHMVKENGWD, from the exons atgccgcccccgccccgccgccgcctgccccccgccgcccgcctGCCCCCCCGCACCTTCCGCAGTTACCTGCCGCGCTCCCACCGCACCTACAGCTGCGTGCACTGCCGGGCGCACCTGGCCCGCCACGAGGAGCTCATCTCCAAG TCCTTCCAGGGCAGCCATGGCCGTGCCTACCTGTTCAACTCCGT GGTGAACGTGGGCTGCGGCCCGGCTGAGCAGCGCCTGCTGCTGACGGGGCTGCACTCGGTGGCCGACATCTTCTGCCAGAGCTGCAAGACCACGCTGGGCTGGAAATAC GAACAGGCTTTCGAGAGCAGCCAGAAGTACAAGGAGGGGAAGTTCATCATCGAGATGTCGCACATGGTGAAGGAGAACGGCTGGGACTGA
- the SERPING1 gene encoding plasma protease C1 inhibitor codes for MPTMTLWLPLAWLVATATATVSPVSMLEASPSGVKLLTQPPTPPVPPHPVTAPPQDVGAPVPPIPTPHAHPEGLPGWDAPHGATDAPEPTEPEGTPEEPGTTAYGTTAVPTPGITQGPPGTTAPPCPGDEEPAEACGEPTGEQRAAVAEALGTFALRFYQRMAEAARPDANLLFSPINVATGLSHLLLGTRGETRERLGALLAYPPGLGCVHSALQQLAGSPGLFSAAQIFHHPELRLRPRFLNDSLRFYGARPRALSGNESLDLQSINAWVREASEGLLPALLPALPPQPRLLLLGAVHLRAAWRTPLDPEQTVPLPFLRPGRPPVEVPTMTSTKYPVASFTDSRLQVQVGRLELSEGLSLVVLLPRGPLGALETLERSLDPPTFLALLRRAAQTPPRATTLALPRLHLDLALDVVPLVHDMDFGLFLDAELCGLAEGPAAVDEARHRAVLALDEAGVEAAAAMATSVARSALVLEALRPFLFVLWHDAGEVPVFMGRLSDPRP; via the exons ATGCCCACCATGACACTCTGGCTGCCCCTGGCGTGGCTGGTggccacagccacagccactgTCAGCCCG GTGTCCATGCTGGAGGCCTCTCCCAGCGGAGTGAAGCTGCTCACACAGCCCCCGACACCGCCGGTGCCCCCCCATCCTGTCACGGCCCCCCCACAGGACGTGGGGGCACCTGTCCCGCCTATCCCCACTCCTCATGCCCACCCCGAggggctgcctggctgggatGCCCCTCACGGGGCCACAGATGCCCCCGAACCCACAGAACCCGAGGGAACCCCTGAGGAGCCAGGAACCACAGCCTACGGGACCACGGCTGTGCCCACGCCTGGCATCACTCAGGGACCCCCAGGCACCACCGCCCCGCCGTGCCCCGGGGACGAGGAGCCTGCCGAGGCCTGCGGGGAGCCCACGGGGGAGCAGCGGGCGGCTGTGGCTGAGGCGCTGGGCACCTTCGCCCTCCGCTTCTACCAGCGCATGGCCGAGGCCGCCCGGCCCGACGCCAACCTGCTCTTCTCCCCCATCAACGTCGCCACGGGGCTCTCGCACCTGCTGCTGG GCACCCGCGGCGAGACCCGCGAGCGGCTGGGCGCCCTCCTGGCCTACCCGCCGGGGCTGGGCTGCGTGCACAGcgccctgcagcagctggccGGCTCGCCCGGCCTCTTCTCGGCCGCCCAGATCTTCCACCACCCAG AGCTGCGCCTCCGGCCCCGCTTCCTCAACGACTCCCTGCGCTTCTACGGCGCCCGCCCGCGCGCCCTGAGCGGCAACGAGAGCCTGGACCTGCAGAGCATCAACGCCTGGGTGCGGGAGGCCAGCGAGGGGCTGCTGCCCGCCCTGCTGCCCGCGctgcccccgcagccccgccTGCTGCTGCTCGGCGCCGTCCACCTGCGCG CTGCCTGGCGCACGCCCCTGGACCCCGAGCAGACGGTGCCGCTGCCCTTCCTGCGCCCCGGGCGCCCCCCAGTCGAGGTGCCCACCATGACCAGCACCAAGTACCCGGTGGCCTCGTTCACCGACTCCCGCCTGCAGGTCCAG GtggggaggctggagctgagcGAGGGGCTGAGcctggtggtgctgctgccgCGGGGGCCCCTGGGGGCGCTGGAGACCCTGGAGCGGTCACTGGACCCCCCCACCTTCCTGGCCCTGCTGCGGCGGGCGGCCCAGACGCCCCCTCGGGCCACCACGCTGGCCCTGCCCCGGCTGCACCTCGACCTCGCCCTGGACGTGGTGCCCCTGGTCCACGACATGG ACTTCGGGCTGTTCCTGGACGCGGAGCTGTGCGGGCTGGCGGAGGGCCCGGCCGCGGTGGACGAGGCGCGGCACCGGGCGGTGCTGGCGCTGGACGAGGCCGGCGTGGAGGCGGCGGCTGCCATGGCCACCTCGGTGGCGCGCTCGGCGCTGGTGCTGGAGGCGCTGCGCCCCTTCCTCTTCGTCCTCTGGCACGACGCCGGCGAGGTGCCCGTCTTCATGGGCCGCCTCAGCGACCCCCGGCCCTGA
- the UBE2L6 gene encoding ubiquitin/ISG15-conjugating enzyme E2 L6 isoform X1: MWHRVPLCPRQAPAGRGGGAPVTRRHREPRVTGVPGRPRPVCPSRGCGRRTSSRPPRGVILRSPSPWHRAPITMAVRIAKDEPTEGCFGVQPRPWRRVPDGPSHPSPVPQELEEVRSWKGARDVGPRDRNVRRWEGLLLPNTPPYNMGAFRFELTFSPHHPLEPPRATLHTPIYHPGVDREGRVCQPLTTHEHWAPTTRAIQVLQDLLLLLDSPDTQRVLRPDLARKLQEHPEEFWCWAQEHTRLHAEPRPDPPGP; encoded by the exons ATGTGGCACCGCGTCCCGCTCTGCCCCCGTCAGGCACCCGCTGGACGGGGGGGCGGCGCTCCTGTCACCCGCCGCCACCGGGAACCCCGGGTGACGGGTGTCCCCGGCCGTCCCAGACCCGTCTGCCCGTCCCGGGGGTGCGGCCGGAGAACCTcgtcccgcccgccccggggcgTGATCCTGCGGAGCCCGTCCCCGTGGCACCGGGCACCGATCACCATGGCCGTGAGGATCGCCAAG GACGAGCCTACGgaggggtgttttggggtgcagCCCCGTCCCTGGAGGCGTGTCCCGGACGGCCCCAGCCACCCTTCGCCCGTCCcgcaggagctggaggaggtgcGGAGCTGGAAGGGGGCCCGCGACGTGGGGCCGCGGGACCGGAACGTGCGGCGCTgggaggggctgctgctgccc AACACCCCCCCGTACAACATGGGTGCCTTCCGCTTCGAGCTGACCTTCTCCCCGCACCACCCGCTGGAGCCCCCCCGTGCCACCCTCCACACCCCCATCTACCATCCCGGCGTGGACCGCGAGGGTCGCGTctgccagcccctcaccacccacGAGCACTGGGCACCCACCACCCGCGCCATCCAAG tgctgcaggacctgctgctgctgctggacagCCCCGACACCCAGCGGGTGCTGCGGCCGGACCTGGCCCGCAAACTGCAGGAGCACCCCGAGGAGTTCTGGTGCTGGGCACAGGAACACACCCGGCTCCACGCCGAGCCGCGCCCCGACCCCCCCGGCCCCTGA
- the UBE2L6 gene encoding ubiquitin/ISG15-conjugating enzyme E2 L6 isoform X2 codes for MWHRVPLCPRQAPAGRGGGAPVTRRHREPRVTGVPGRPRPVCPSRGCGRRTSSRPPRGVILRSPSPWHRAPITMAVRIAKELEEVRSWKGARDVGPRDRNVRRWEGLLLPNTPPYNMGAFRFELTFSPHHPLEPPRATLHTPIYHPGVDREGRVCQPLTTHEHWAPTTRAIQVLQDLLLLLDSPDTQRVLRPDLARKLQEHPEEFWCWAQEHTRLHAEPRPDPPGP; via the exons ATGTGGCACCGCGTCCCGCTCTGCCCCCGTCAGGCACCCGCTGGACGGGGGGGCGGCGCTCCTGTCACCCGCCGCCACCGGGAACCCCGGGTGACGGGTGTCCCCGGCCGTCCCAGACCCGTCTGCCCGTCCCGGGGGTGCGGCCGGAGAACCTcgtcccgcccgccccggggcgTGATCCTGCGGAGCCCGTCCCCGTGGCACCGGGCACCGATCACCATGGCCGTGAGGATCGCCAAG gagctggaggaggtgcGGAGCTGGAAGGGGGCCCGCGACGTGGGGCCGCGGGACCGGAACGTGCGGCGCTgggaggggctgctgctgccc AACACCCCCCCGTACAACATGGGTGCCTTCCGCTTCGAGCTGACCTTCTCCCCGCACCACCCGCTGGAGCCCCCCCGTGCCACCCTCCACACCCCCATCTACCATCCCGGCGTGGACCGCGAGGGTCGCGTctgccagcccctcaccacccacGAGCACTGGGCACCCACCACCCGCGCCATCCAAG tgctgcaggacctgctgctgctgctggacagCCCCGACACCCAGCGGGTGCTGCGGCCGGACCTGGCCCGCAAACTGCAGGAGCACCCCGAGGAGTTCTGGTGCTGGGCACAGGAACACACCCGGCTCCACGCCGAGCCGCGCCCCGACCCCCCCGGCCCCTGA
- the TIMM10 gene encoding mitochondrial import inner membrane translocase subunit Tim10: MDPLRAQQLAAELEVEMMADMYNRMTQACHRKCVPPLYKESELSKGECVCLDRCVAKYLEVHERMGKKLTELSLQDEELLKRMQQGSGSA; this comes from the exons ATGGACCCGCTGCGGGCACAGCAGCTGGCGGCCGAGCTGGAGGTTGAGATGATGGCCGACATGTACAACCG GATGACCCAGGCGTGCCACCGCAAGTGCGTCCCGCCGCTGTACAAGGAGTCGGAGCTGTCCAAGGGGGAGTGCGTGTGCCTGGACCGGTGCGTGGCCAAGTACCTGGAGGTGCACGAGCGGATGGGCAAGAAGCTGACGGAGCTGTCGCTGCAGGACGAGGAGCTGCTCAAGCGGATGCAGCAGGGCAGCGGCAGCGCCTGA
- the RTN4RL2 gene encoding reticulon-4 receptor-like 2, with protein MRPPTARDLPPGGRPAALLLLVALVWVPGGAPACPALCTCYVSPPTVSCQANNFSSVPAGLPPGARRLFLQNNVIGALRAGTFGPSTVTLWLYSNNISSIQPGTFRHLPALEELDLGDNPHLRVLAPDTFHGLHRLQALHLYRCRLASLPSGIFRGLRSLQYLYLQENGLLYLQDDLFADLANLSHLFLHGNRLRALSEGVFRGLQSLDRLLLHANRLAAIHRRAFGGLARLTILYLFNNSLVALPGDPLAALPALQFLRLNANPWACDCRARPLWAWFRRTRISSSAVPCTSPPQRRGTDLRHLRPHDFDACPDDDEEEEEEGEEGGNGGANGVAVMGTPGRALGRPGTLPAAPPSAFYRDGLPPHDLRGPQPRPPPPSRDSRGPPEDASCPHDPCAPMAAAASHQPPVLLPLLALLLPRL; from the exons ATGCGGCCCCCCACGGCTCGGGACCTGCCCCCAG GCGGGCGCCCGGcggccctgctgctgctggtggcgCTGGTGTGGGTGCCCGGCGGGGCTCCCGCCTGCCCCGCGCTCTGCACCTGCTACGTCTCGCCGCCCACCGTCAGCTGCCAGGCCAACAACTTCTCCTCGGTGCCCGCGGGGCTCCCGCCCGGTGCCCGCCGCCTCTTCCTGCAGAACAACGTCATCGGGGCGCTGCGGGCGGGCACCTTCGGGCCCAGCACCGTCACCCTCTGGCTCTACTCCAACAACATCTCCTCCATCCAGCCGGGCACCTTCCGCCACCTGCCCGCCCTGGAGGAGCTCGACCTGGGTGACAACCCCCACCTCCGCGTCCTGGCCCCCGACACCTTCCACGGCCTCCACCGCCTCCAGGCCCTGCACCTGTACCGGTGCCGGCTGGCCAGCCTGCCCAGCGGCATCTTCCGCGGCCTCCGCAGCCTCCAGTACCTCTACCTGCAGGAGAACGGGCTGCTCTACCTCCAG GATGACCTCTTTGCCGACCTGGCCAACCTGAGCCACCTCTTCCTGCATGGGAACCGGCTGCGGGCGCTGTCGGAGGGCGTCTTCcgggggctgcagagcctggacCGCCTGCTGCTGCACGCCAACCGGCTGGCAGCCATCCACCGCCGCGCCTTCGGCGGGCTGGCGCGCCTCACCATCCTCTACCTGTTCAACAACAGCCTGGTGGCCCTGCCGGGGGACCCGCTGGCCGCCCTGCCCGCGCTCCAGTTCCTGCGCCTCAACGCCAACCCCTGGGCCTGCGACTGCCGCGCGCGCCCGCTCTGGGCCTGGTTCCGCCGCACGCGCATCTCCAGCTCTGCCGTGCCCTGCACCAGCCCCCCGCAGCGCCGCGGCACCGACCTGCGCCACCTGCGCCCACACGACTTCGACGCCTGCCCCGACGacgacgaggaggaggaggaggaaggggaggaaggcgGCAACGGTGGCGCCAATGGGGTGGCGGTGATGGGCACCCCCGGGCGGGCGCTGGGCCGCCCCGGCACCCTCCCGGCCGCGCCGCCCTCCGCCTTCTACCGTGACGGGCTGCCCCCCCACGACCTGAGGGGACCCCAGCCCCGGCCGCCCCCCCCGTCCCGTGACTCCCGCGGCCCCCCCGAGGACGCCAGCTGCCCCCATGACCCCTGTGCCCCCATGGCCGCAGCCGCTTCCCACCAGCCCCCggtcctcctgcccctcctggctctgctcctgccccgaCTCTGA